Below is a genomic region from Streptantibioticus cattleyicolor NRRL 8057 = DSM 46488.
GGTGCTGCTGCACATCATCGGCGAGACCGCCCAGCACGCGGGCCACGCCGACATCATCCGCGAGTCCCTGGACGGCGCCAAGACGATGGGGTGACCCCGCCCGGGTCCGCGTCCGGGTGCCGGGAACCCGGACGCGGAGCCGGCGTTCCGCGCCCGTGGCTCAGGGACCGGGGACGGAACGGTACCCGCCACCGGCCGGCGGCTCCCAGGCCGCGGCCGGGAGGCGCTGGCCGTGCACCGCGGGGACGGCCGACCGGTTCTCGGCCGTCAGCACCCCGGCGATGGAGCCGAGGGCGGTGGCGGCGAGCGCGATGAAGCCGACGGTGAGGGCGAGGGCGGCGGACCGCAGTTCGAGGGCTCCGGTGCGGCCCTGGGTGCCGACGGCGACCGGCTCCGGCACCGGTCGGGCGCCGACGGCGGCCACGGGCGGCTCCGGCGGCGGTGACGGCGTGGCCGCCGGTTCCCGGCGGCCGAGTCGGGCGGCCACCTCGCGCCAGCGCTGTTCCCACTCGGCGGGGTCGCCCCCGCAGGCGGTGACGTACGCCAGCGTCACCGCCAGCGACGGCAGGCCCAGCCCTCGCGCGGCCTCCGACAAGGTGGCCCCGGAGTAGTGGGCGTGTTCGGCCATGGTCCGGTAGGACGGGTTGCCGGCGGCCTGGCGGAGCCGACGCAGCTCCAGGGCGAACCGTTGCGCCGGGCCGGCCGACGGGTCGATGGGTCGTTCGGGTCTGGGCACTGTTTCTCCTCGGTTGCGCGCCGGTGAGAGGTTGCCGCCTTCCCGCTACGACCACGCATGCTACGCATCCGCCTGTCATCGGGATGTAACTCAGGTCACCAGAGCGCCTTTTGGCTTGTCTGGAAGGCTGCCTGTCTTCCAACGCCCGTGGGTTGCCGGGCGCAAAACCCCATCAATGGGGTGCGGGCTGTCATCCGCCGGGGCCGAAGGCGCCGCCTACCGTCGGCGGATGTGGACGTACGAGAAGCGATCAGAGAAGAGACCACGCTCGCCCCGGTGCCGCTGTCCGCGGCGCCGGAGGTGAACCGGCTGCTGGCGAGGGCCGGTCTCGGCACGCTGCGCCCCGACGACGTGGTGGCGCTGCCGGGGCGCAACGACAACTGGTCGGGGCCGACGACCGGGGGACACCACGTCTTCGTCAAGCGCATCGGGGGTCCGGCGCGGGAGGCGCGGCGCAGGGTGGAGCGGGCGCTCGCCTTCGAACGCCTCGCCTGCCGCCGGCCCCCGGACGATCTGCTGTGGCAGCCGTGTCCGGGGTGGGACGAGGACGACCGGCATTGCGGTCGCCGAGTACGCCGAGGCGGTCCGGGCGCTGCTGGCGGGCGGCCGGGTGGAACGGGAGGGCGCCTACGTCACCGTGCGGGCCGAGCTGCCGCCCTTCGACCACCCGCCGGTGGAGATCGGGCTCGGGGTGCTGCGGCCGGGGATGGCGCGGACCGCCGGGCAGGTCGCGGACGCGGCCATCACGTGGCTGGCGCCCGCCGCCTATCTGCGGGACGTGCTGGTGCCGGCGCTGGAGGCGGGGGCGCGGGAACGGGGGCGGGCGGCGCCCAGGGTGGTGTCGGTTTTGCACGCGGCGCTCACCCGGCCCGGCCGTGACCCGTACCTGCTGGCGTACGCCTGCTCGCACAACCACCTGGGCGCCCCGCACTACACCGACATGCTGCGCCGCGCGGGGCTGGCGGTGGACCCGGCCGATCCGAGGGCCGGGGCCAGGGCGCTGGTGGACGGCGGTGTCTTCGCCTCCGGCGGCCCCGGTGAGGTGGCGGACGCGGTGGCCGCGTTGCGTGCCGCGGGGGCGGACGAGGTGGTGGTGAACGTCAGCGGGGTCGCGGCCGTCGAGGGGTTCCGCAGCGCGCTGCGCGACCTGGAGGAGATCCTGGAGGCGGTGGCCGGCCGCCCGGGGGCCGGGTGAGCGGCGGATGCCGCCGGGAGAACGGGACGCCCTGGCCGGCGTCGGCGGATCGCACGGCCAGGGCGGTTCGGGGAGGGACCCGCGGGCGCGGGTCCCTTCGTGGATCAGCCCTTGAGCAGGCTGAGGATGGCCTCGGTCGAGTCGACCTCGCCGAGCCGCGGGAAGATCTTCTCGACGCTGTGCTCGTGGGACTGCGGGTCCCGGTCGGTGGTGGCGTCGTGGGCGATGGTGACGTGGTAGCCGTGCTCGTAGGCGGCACGGGCGGTGGACTCCACGCCGATGCTGGTGGCGATGCCGGCGAGCACGATGCCGGTGACCCCGCGGCGGCGCAGCTGGACGTCGAGTTCGGTGCCGTGGAAGGCGCCCCAGTGCCGCTTGGTGATCACGATGTCGCCGGTGGTGTCGCCGAGTTCGTCGACGAAGGTGGCGAAGCCCTCCGGCAGCGGGGCCTTGGGGCCGGGCGCGGTGGTACGGCCGGTGGGCAGGTCGCCGCCGTCGTCGGACCAGTGCACGCGCACCAGGACCACGGGGAGCTTGCGGGCGCGGAACGCGTCGGCCAGCTTGGCGGCGTTGGCCAGCACCCCGTCCAGCGGGTGGACGGTGGCGCCGGCGGCGATGCCTTTCTGGAGGTCGATCAGGACGAGTGCGGTGTTGTCGTCGAGCACGGTGGCGGGCATGGGAGAACCTTCCGGTGTTGTGAGTCGGTCGTCAGTCGTGGTCAGTTGTCGTCAGTCGTGGTCAGTGGTCAGTGGTCAGTGGTCATATGGGTGCTATTCCTCGACGAGTCGGCGCAGCAGGTGGAGTGCCTGGATGACGACGGCGCGCTCGTGCGGGTCGAGCCGGTCCTCCAGCGCTTCGACCAGCCAGCCCTCCCGGGTGCGCCGGACCTCCTTGAGGTGGTGACGGCCCTTGTCGGAGAGCTGGATCAGCGACTGGCGGCCGTCGGAGGGGTCCGCTGTCCGTTCCACCAGTCCGGCCTCCTCCAACGCCATGATGGTCGCTCCCATGGATTGCGGGCGCATGCGCTCGGCCTTGGCCAGCGCGGCGGTCGTCGCGGGACCGTGGCGGTCCACCAGGCTGAGTACGGATGCCTGCGAGAACGTGATCGGTGCGTCCTCCGACACGGCTCGCAGCCTGCGCATCAGCCGTCCGACCAGGAACCGCAACTCCGAGGCCGCGTCCTCCAGTTGAGGGTCGCTCATCTTCGCTCACCACCAAGCGCCGATTCGGTAAGGGAGACTGCTCAGTCTAGCCTTTCAAGCTGTGCTCACCCGGTCCGCTTCCGCCGCCGGACGACGCTGGGGTCGACCACGGTGGCCAGCAGGAGCAGCACGCTGAGGGCGCCGAGCACCATGCCGATGGTGTGCAGTCCGCCGGTGGTGGCGCGTTCTCCGTAGAAGAGGCTGATCAGGCTGGAGGAGGCGATGGCGCCGATGTACTGGGCGGTGCGGAACAGGCCGGCCGCGGTGCCGGTCTGCTCGGGCGGTGCCTGCTGGTAGAGGGCGGCCTGGTTGCCCACGGCGTTGAGCCCGTTGGGGATGCCGAAGACGATGCCGATGGCGGCGAGGAACCACACGGCCGCGGTGGCGGAGACGGTGCTCAGCCCGACCGTGGCGACGATCATCGCGATGGTGCCGATCACCAGCGGCCCGAGGATCTTCTTCTTCCGGGACCCGAACCACGAGCACAGCGCGGCCACCACGGACATCGGCAGGGTGATCAGGCCGACGGTGCCGGCCGAGTAGTGGCCGGCCTCCTGCATCCACTGCGGGTAGCCGTACAGGATGCAGTAGATGACCAGGTAGGCGGCGCCGTAACGGGCGTAGGTGCGCACCAGCGGGCCGTTGGCGGCCAGCATCCGCAGGTCGATGAAGGGCTTGGGGGCGCGCAGCTCCCAGCCGGCCATGACCGCCGCGAT
It encodes:
- a CDS encoding helix-turn-helix domain-containing protein, with product MPRPERPIDPSAGPAQRFALELRRLRQAAGNPSYRTMAEHAHYSGATLSEAARGLGLPSLAVTLAYVTACGGDPAEWEQRWREVAARLGRREPAATPSPPPEPPVAAVGARPVPEPVAVGTQGRTGALELRSAALALTVGFIALAATALGSIAGVLTAENRSAVPAVHGQRLPAAAWEPPAGGGYRSVPGP
- a CDS encoding LLM class flavin-dependent oxidoreductase, which encodes MEREGAYVTVRAELPPFDHPPVEIGLGVLRPGMARTAGQVADAAITWLAPAAYLRDVLVPALEAGARERGRAAPRVVSVLHAALTRPGRDPYLLAYACSHNHLGAPHYTDMLRRAGLAVDPADPRAGARALVDGGVFASGGPGEVADAVAALRAAGADEVVVNVSGVAAVEGFRSALRDLEEILEAVAGRPGAG
- a CDS encoding hydrolase, whose translation is MPATVLDDNTALVLIDLQKGIAAGATVHPLDGVLANAAKLADAFRARKLPVVLVRVHWSDDGGDLPTGRTTAPGPKAPLPEGFATFVDELGDTTGDIVITKRHWGAFHGTELDVQLRRRGVTGIVLAGIATSIGVESTARAAYEHGYHVTIAHDATTDRDPQSHEHSVEKIFPRLGEVDSTEAILSLLKG
- a CDS encoding MarR family winged helix-turn-helix transcriptional regulator yields the protein MSDPQLEDAASELRFLVGRLMRRLRAVSEDAPITFSQASVLSLVDRHGPATTAALAKAERMRPQSMGATIMALEEAGLVERTADPSDGRQSLIQLSDKGRHHLKEVRRTREGWLVEALEDRLDPHERAVVIQALHLLRRLVEE